The Deltaproteobacteria bacterium genomic sequence GGCCGTCATCGGAGCGTTGGGATTGAACATCCTTACGGGATTCACGGGACAGATATCACTGGGGCACGCCGCTTTCTTGGCTTTCGGAGCGTACACCACCGCTCTGCTCGGCGGCAAATTGGGCTTGCCTTTCTGGGTGACGCTTCCCGCCGCAGGGGTAGCAGCGGCTCTGGCTGGAGTGGCGATCGGGGTCCCTTGTTTGAGGCTCAAGGGCCTTTACCTGGCCATGGCCACTATGGCCTTTGGAGTAGTGGTGGAATATCTCGTGATCACCTGGGAGGGACTCACGGGAGGCGTACGCGGTCTCTACGTACCGACCCTCACTGTGGCGGGCCACCCTTTGGACACAGACGAAAAGATGTACGTTTTCCTTCTGATCGTCACCGCACTGATGACGGCCGCCGCCAAGAATATTACGCGAACCCGCGTGGGCAGGGCTTTCGTGGCCATTCGCGACCGGGATGTGGCGGCGGAAATCATCGGCGTCAACCTGACACGGTACAAGGTTACCGCCTTTGCCATCAGTTCTTTTTACGCGGGGGTCGCCGGCGGCCTGTACGCTTACGTGATGGCCTACATCAATCCGGAGCATTTTACGTTTATGCTCTCCATCGAGTACCTGGCCATGATTATCGTCGGGGGACTGGGGAGCATCCTCGGGTCCATCTATGGAGCCGTATTTATCGTGGTGGCGC encodes the following:
- a CDS encoding branched-chain amino acid ABC transporter permease, with protein sequence AVIGALGLNILTGFTGQISLGHAAFLAFGAYTTALLGGKLGLPFWVTLPAAGVAAALAGVAIGVPCLRLKGLYLAMATMAFGVVVEYLVITWEGLTGGVRGLYVPTLTVAGHPLDTDEKMYVFLLIVTALMTAAAKNITRTRVGRAFVAIRDRDVAAEIIGVNLTRYKVTAFAISSFYAGVAGGLYAYVMAYINPEHFTFMLSIEYLAMIIVGGLGSILGSIYGAVFIVVAPEFIKLFAQSLESVIPALEGRYDLEWNIAAFGLLIMLFLLLEPGGLNAIWVRVKTGFKNWPFTY